The following proteins are co-located in the Triticum aestivum cultivar Chinese Spring chromosome 1A, IWGSC CS RefSeq v2.1, whole genome shotgun sequence genome:
- the LOC123055560 gene encoding uncharacterized protein has product MASSAGHRRRGKNRPKKKKKMAGPTTVQDLPDHLFELVLARLGPSPCLVRAAAACKRWCRVIANPGFLARFGPQAPHVGDYHTDHGGRPLFVPSSPVVVDCSRFSLDFLPDSGSWDIADSRGSLLLLCDGYDLIVCEPLTGLYQGILWPGVFRRRLGVFLLDGDDADRRVSMSNFRVLAAFDETTACIFSTGGDGGWRLVSSAIAGDIELPSTLGPENFVGRANGTVYWGIEGSDTDVLVLAESTAEFSIAAFPETVWWPSHRGISRVVGGDDGVLRVIRLINNELKVFARRHPDSDGDEWLLEMHLRLPEATLGLPGRKESFFQQEAMIVSANAGYVLLTPSEETWLFSVELDTMRVEREHERNKYAGAAHPYKLPWPPALADHSGESRR; this is encoded by the coding sequence ATGGCGTCATCAGCGGGGCATCGTCGGCGGGGCAAGAACAggcccaaaaagaagaagaaaatggccGGACCAACCACCGTGCAGGACCTCCCTGACCATCTCTTCGAGCTCGTCCTCGCCCGCCTCGGCCCGTCCCCGTGCCTCGTCCGCGCCGCGGCCGCCTGCAAGCGGTGGTGCCGCGTCATCGCCAACCCCGGCTTCCTCGCCCGCTTCGGCCCGCAGGCGCCGCACGTCGGCGACTACCACACCGACCACGGCGGTCGACCCCTCTTCGTCCCGTCCTCGCCGGTCGTCGTCGACTGCAGCCGCTTCTCCCTCGACTTCCTCCCGGACAGCGGATCGTGGGACATCGCGGACAGCCGCGGCAGCCTTCTCCTCCTATGCGACGGCTACGATCTAATCGTTTGCGAGCCGCTCACCGGACTCTACCAGGGGATCCTCTGGCCTGGCGTGTTCCGGCGTCGCCTGGGCGTGTTCCTGCTCGACGGCGACGACGCGGACCGCCGCGTCAGCATGTCCAACTTCAGGGTCCTCGCTGCCTTCGACGAAACCACTGCGTGCATCTTCTCCACCGGCGGGGACGGCGGTTGGCGCCTCGTGTCCAGCGCTATCGCCGGCGACATCGAGCTCCCGTCAACGCTCGGCCCCGAAAATTTCGTAGGGCGTGCAAATGGCACTGTATATTGGGGAATCGAAGGAAGTGACACCGATGTACTTGTTCTTGCTGAGTCCACGGCGGAGTTCTCCATCGCCGCATTCCCGGAGACCGTGTGGTGGCCATCCCACAGAGGGATCTCTCGGGTTGTGGGCGGCGACGACGGCGTGCTGCGCGTTATACGCCTGATAAACAACGAGCTCAAGGTCTTTGCACGCCGGCATCCAGACAGTGATGGCGATGAGTGGTTGCTGGAGATGCACCTGAGGTTGCCGGAGGCCACCCTTGGGCTGCCGGGGCGCAAAGAGAGCTTTTTCCAGCAAGAAGCCATGATTGTCTCCGCGAATGCTGGATACGTCCTGCTGACACCGAgcgaggagacgtggctgttctcCGTTGAGCTGGACACGATGCGAGTTGAGCGCGAGCACGAGAGAAACAAGTACGCCGGAGCAGCTCACCCGTACAAGCTGCCGTGGCCGCCGGCTTTGGCTGATCATAGCGGGGAGAGCAGGCGATGA